In the genome of Lagopus muta isolate bLagMut1 chromosome 21, bLagMut1 primary, whole genome shotgun sequence, one region contains:
- the LOC125703211 gene encoding ubiquitin carboxyl-terminal hydrolase 48 isoform X4 — protein MAPVAPRLQLEKAAWRWTETVPPEAVSQEHVEAAYRVRLEPCQRGACRRNCRGNPNCLVGIGEHVWLGEIDENSFHNIDDPNCERRKEDAFVGLKNLGATCYVNTFLQMWFLNLEFRQALYLCSSNEHTVRKSIPKDEDYEPQTICEHLQYLFALLQNSRRRYIDPSGFVKALGLDTGQQQDAQEFSKLFMSLLEDTLSKQKNPDVQNIVQKQFCGEYVYVTVCNQCGRESKLVSKFYELELNIQGHKQLTDCITEFLKEEKLEGDNRYFCETCQSKQNATRKIRLLSLPCTLNLQLMRFVFDRQTGHKKKLNTYIGFSELLDMKPFMEQKNGAYVYKLSAVLIHRGVSAYSGHYIAHVKDPQTGEWYKFNDEDTEKMEGKKLQLGIEEDLAEPSKSQTRKPKCGKGTHCSCNAYMLVYRQQIWENSLTVEVPAFLQELVERDNCKFEEWCNEMAEMRKQSVARGKIKHEEVKELYQRLPAEAGSPYDFISLEWLQKWLDKSTPPKPIDNTACLCSHGKLHPDKICIMKRISEYVADFFYRRYGGGPRLNVKALCKDCVVERCRILRLKNQLNEDYKTVTNLLKITVKGSDGFWVGKASLRSWRQLALEQLNEQDEDAEHSNGKLNGNAPNKDGANEEKREEEEELNFNEDIVCPHGDLCISENERRVVSKEAWKKLKQYFPKAPEFPNNKECCSQCKILEREGEENKALHKMMASEQKTSLQNLFHDKCRPCLGSWPQETDELYIVSQFFVEEWRKFVRRPTRCSPVSSLGNSALLCPHGGLMFSYASMTKEDSKLSNMAQRVGEDSKALCGGSRHQNHPHTSSRGARERAVQLRAPTVSRVQRRAVVPAAAGLTRVHPSDHLHP, from the exons GAGGAACTGCCGGGGGAACCCCAACTGCCTGGTGGGCATCGGAGAGCACGTCTGGCTGGGCGAAATTGACGAGAACAGCTTCCACAACATCGATGATCCCAACTGCGAGCGCCGCAAGGAG GATGCATTTGTGGGCTTAAAGAACCTCGGCGCCACGTGCTACGTGAACACTTTCTTGCAGATGTGGTTTCTTAATCTGGAGTTCCGGCAAGCCCTCTACTTGTGTTCCAGCAATGAGCATACAGTCAGAAAGAGCATCCCCAAAGACGAAG aCTACGAGCCTCAGACCATCTGTGAGCATCTTCAGTACTTGTTTGccttgctgcagaacagcagaaggCGATACATCGATCCCTCTGGGTTTGTCAAAGCGCTGGGCTTGGATACAGGCCAGCAGCAG GATGCCCAGGAATTTTCCAAGCTGTTCATGTCACTGCTGGAAGATACTttatccaaacaaaaaaatccagatgTTCAAAACATTGTTCAGAAACAGTTTTGTGGGGAGTACGTCTACGTCACAGT CTGCAACCAGTGTGGCAGGGAATCCAAACTCGTGTCTAAGTTTTACGAGCTGGAGTTAAACATCCAAGGGCACAAGCAGCTGACAGACTGCATAACAGAGTTTCTTAAG gaagaaaaattagaagGGGACAATCGTTATTTTTGTGAAACGTGTCAGAGTAAGCAGAATGCCACAAGGAAGATCAGGCTGCTAAGTCTTCCATGCACACTCAACCTGCAGCTGATGCGTTTCGTGTTTGACAG ACAAACTGGCCATAAGAAAAAGCTGAACACCTACATTGGCTTCTCTGAGCTGCTCGACATGAAGCCTTTTATGGAACAAAAAA ATGGTGCTTATGTATACAAACTGAGTGCTGTTCTCATACACCGAGGTGTGAGTGCATACTCAGGGCACTACATCGCCCACGTGAAGGACCCACAGACAGGAGAGTGGTACAAATTCAACGACGAAGACACTGAGAAGATGGAGGGCAAGAAACTGCAGCTGGGGATTGAGGAAGATCTAG CAGAGCCTTCAAAATCTCAGACCCGTAAACCTAAATGTGGGAAAGGGACGCACTGCTCGTGCAACGCTTACATGCTGGTGTACAGGCAGCAGATCTGGGAGAATTCACTGACGGTGGAAGTGCCAG ctttcctgcaggagctggtggaACGTGACAACTGCAAGTTTGAGGAGTGGTGCAACGAAATGGCCGAGATGCGCAAACAGAGCGTGGCCAGGGGCAAAATCAAGCACGAAGAGGTGAAGGAGCTCTACCAAAGGTTACCTGCTGAAGCTG GTTCCCCGTACGACTTCATCTCTCTGGAATGGCTGCAGAAGTGGCTGGATAAGTCCACCCCTCCCAAACCTATAGACAACACCGCCTGCCTGTGCTCGCACGGGAAGCTGCATCCTGACAAGATATGCATCATGAAGAGGATATCTGAGTACGTGGCTGACTTCTTCTATAGGAGATACGGCGGGGGACCCAGGCTGAACG TCAAAGCACTTTGCAAGGACTGTGTGGTAGAAAGGTGTCGAATCCTGCGTCTGAAAAATCAGCTAAATGAAGACTACAAAACAGTCACCAACTTGCTGAAGATAACAGTCAAGGG GAGCGATGggttttgggttggaaaggcGTCCTTGCGGAGCTGGCGTCAGTTGGCTCTGGAGCAATTAAATGAGCAAGACGAAGACGCAGAGCACAGCAATGGAAAGCTGAATGGAAATGCACCAAACAAAG atgGAGCAAAtgaggagaagagagaggaggaagaagagttaAATTTTAATGAAGACATTGTTTGCCCACATG GTGACCTGTGCATATCCGAGAACGAGAGGAGGGTGGTGTCGAAGGAAGCCTGGAAGAAGCTCAAGCAATATTTCCCAAAGGCCCCTGAGTTCCCAAATAACAAAGAGTGCTGTTCCCAATGCAAG ATTTTGGAGCGcgaaggagaagaaaataaagcactgcACAAGATGATGGCCAGTGAGCAGAAGACGTCCCTCCAGAACTTGTTCCACGACAAATGCCGGCCTTGCCTGGGCAGCTGGCCGCAG gaGACAGACGAGCTGTATATTGTTTCACAGTTCTTCGTAGAAGAATGGAGGAAATTTGTCAG GAGGCCGACGCGGTGCAGCCCCGTTTCCTCGCTGGGGaacagtgctctgctctgcccccacGGGGGCCTCATGTTCAGCTATGCTTCCATGACCAAAGAAGACTCCAAGCT CTCTAATATGGCCCAGCGAGTGGGAGAGGATTCAAAAGCTCTTTGTGGTGGATCACGTCATCAAAATCACCCGCACACAAGTAGCCGGGGAGCCCGAGAGCGCGCTGTACAGCTCCGAGCCCC AACTGTGTCCAGagtgcagagaagggctgttgtgccagcagcagcgggACTTACGCGAGTACACCCAAGCGACCATCTACATCCATAA
- the LOC125703211 gene encoding ubiquitin carboxyl-terminal hydrolase 48 isoform X5, whose protein sequence is MAPVAPRLQLEKAAWRWTETVPPEAVSQEHVEAAYRVRLEPCQRGACRRNCRGNPNCLVGIGEHVWLGEIDENSFHNIDDPNCERRKEDAFVGLKNLGATCYVNTFLQMWFLNLEFRQALYLCSSNEHTVRKSIPKDEDYEPQTICEHLQYLFALLQNSRRRYIDPSGFVKALGLDTGQQQDAQEFSKLFMSLLEDTLSKQKNPDVQNIVQKQFCGEYVYVTVCNQCGRESKLVSKFYELELNIQGHKQLTDCITEFLKEEKLEGDNRYFCETCQSKQNATRKIRLLSLPCTLNLQLMRFVFDRQTGHKKKLNTYIGFSELLDMKPFMEQKNGAYVYKLSAVLIHRGVSAYSGHYIAHVKDPQTGEWYKFNDEDTEKMEGKKLQLGIEEDLAEPSKSQTRKPKCGKGTHCSCNAYMLVYRQQIWENSLTVEVPDGANEEKREEEEELNFNEDIVCPHGDLCISENERRVVSKEAWKKLKQYFPKAPEFPNNKECCSQCKILEREGEENKALHKMMASEQKTSLQNLFHDKCRPCLGSWPQETDELYIVSQFFVEEWRKFVRRPTRCSPVSSLGNSALLCPHGGLMFSYASMTKEDSKLIALIWPSEWERIQKLFVVDHVIKITRTQVAGEPESALYSSEPQLCPECREGLLCQQQRDLREYTQATIYIHKVVDNKKVMKDAAPELNVSSSEAEEEREENKPEGEQDPDFNQSNGGAKRQKLSHQSHVSYQKQGIRRSTRHRKVRGEKALLVSANQTLKELKIQIMHAFSVAPFDQNLSINGKILSDDTATLGSLGVIPESVILLKADEPIADYEAMDDVMQVCTPEEGFKGTGLLGH, encoded by the exons GAGGAACTGCCGGGGGAACCCCAACTGCCTGGTGGGCATCGGAGAGCACGTCTGGCTGGGCGAAATTGACGAGAACAGCTTCCACAACATCGATGATCCCAACTGCGAGCGCCGCAAGGAG GATGCATTTGTGGGCTTAAAGAACCTCGGCGCCACGTGCTACGTGAACACTTTCTTGCAGATGTGGTTTCTTAATCTGGAGTTCCGGCAAGCCCTCTACTTGTGTTCCAGCAATGAGCATACAGTCAGAAAGAGCATCCCCAAAGACGAAG aCTACGAGCCTCAGACCATCTGTGAGCATCTTCAGTACTTGTTTGccttgctgcagaacagcagaaggCGATACATCGATCCCTCTGGGTTTGTCAAAGCGCTGGGCTTGGATACAGGCCAGCAGCAG GATGCCCAGGAATTTTCCAAGCTGTTCATGTCACTGCTGGAAGATACTttatccaaacaaaaaaatccagatgTTCAAAACATTGTTCAGAAACAGTTTTGTGGGGAGTACGTCTACGTCACAGT CTGCAACCAGTGTGGCAGGGAATCCAAACTCGTGTCTAAGTTTTACGAGCTGGAGTTAAACATCCAAGGGCACAAGCAGCTGACAGACTGCATAACAGAGTTTCTTAAG gaagaaaaattagaagGGGACAATCGTTATTTTTGTGAAACGTGTCAGAGTAAGCAGAATGCCACAAGGAAGATCAGGCTGCTAAGTCTTCCATGCACACTCAACCTGCAGCTGATGCGTTTCGTGTTTGACAG ACAAACTGGCCATAAGAAAAAGCTGAACACCTACATTGGCTTCTCTGAGCTGCTCGACATGAAGCCTTTTATGGAACAAAAAA ATGGTGCTTATGTATACAAACTGAGTGCTGTTCTCATACACCGAGGTGTGAGTGCATACTCAGGGCACTACATCGCCCACGTGAAGGACCCACAGACAGGAGAGTGGTACAAATTCAACGACGAAGACACTGAGAAGATGGAGGGCAAGAAACTGCAGCTGGGGATTGAGGAAGATCTAG CAGAGCCTTCAAAATCTCAGACCCGTAAACCTAAATGTGGGAAAGGGACGCACTGCTCGTGCAACGCTTACATGCTGGTGTACAGGCAGCAGATCTGGGAGAATTCACTGACGGTGGAAGTGCCAG atgGAGCAAAtgaggagaagagagaggaggaagaagagttaAATTTTAATGAAGACATTGTTTGCCCACATG GTGACCTGTGCATATCCGAGAACGAGAGGAGGGTGGTGTCGAAGGAAGCCTGGAAGAAGCTCAAGCAATATTTCCCAAAGGCCCCTGAGTTCCCAAATAACAAAGAGTGCTGTTCCCAATGCAAG ATTTTGGAGCGcgaaggagaagaaaataaagcactgcACAAGATGATGGCCAGTGAGCAGAAGACGTCCCTCCAGAACTTGTTCCACGACAAATGCCGGCCTTGCCTGGGCAGCTGGCCGCAG gaGACAGACGAGCTGTATATTGTTTCACAGTTCTTCGTAGAAGAATGGAGGAAATTTGTCAG GAGGCCGACGCGGTGCAGCCCCGTTTCCTCGCTGGGGaacagtgctctgctctgcccccacGGGGGCCTCATGTTCAGCTATGCTTCCATGACCAAAGAAGACTCCAAGCT TATAGCTCTAATATGGCCCAGCGAGTGGGAGAGGATTCAAAAGCTCTTTGTGGTGGATCACGTCATCAAAATCACCCGCACACAAGTAGCCGGGGAGCCCGAGAGCGCGCTGTACAGCTCCGAGCCCC AACTGTGTCCAGagtgcagagaagggctgttgtgccagcagcagcgggACTTACGCGAGTACACCCAAGCGACCATCTACATCCATAAAGTGGTGGATAATAAAAAG GTAATGAAGGATGCTGCTCCGGAGCTGAACGTGAGCAGCTCAGAagctgaagaggaaagggaggaaaacaagCCAGAGGGGGAGCAAGACCCAGATTTTAACCAG AGCAACGGTGGTGCGAAGCGCCAGAAGCTTTCACACCAGAGCCACGTCTCCTACCAAAAGCAGGGCATCCGGCGGAGCACCCGGCACCGGAAGGTCAGGGGGGAGAAAGCACTGCTCGTTTCTGCTAACCAAACATTGAAAGAGCTGAAAATACAG ATCATGCATGCATTTTCAGTTGCTCCCTTCGACCAGAACTTGTCCATCAATGGGAAGATCCTGAGCGACGACACAGCGACGCTCGGCAGCCTGGGCGTCATCCCCGAGTCCGTCATCCTGCTCAAG GCTGATGAGCCAATTGCGGATTATGAGGCGATGGACGATGTGATGCAAG TTTGTACGCCTGAAGAAGGATTTAAAG GGACTGGCTTACTTGGACACTGA